GCGTGTCCACCGTGCGCGTGGTGGGAAAATAGGTGTAGCCCCAGACGGAGTCGAGAATCTGTTCGCGGGACACCGGTTTGCCGGCGTTTTTCGCGAGCAGATCCAGCAGCGCAAATTCCGTTTTCGTAAGCTCCAGCGGCGCGCTTCCGCGCGTCGCCGTCCGATTTTCCAGGTTCACCCGCGCGTCGCCGAATGTGAGGATCAATTTTTTCTGGTCGCCCCGCTCCTTGCGGCGGAGCAGCGCTTTGATGCGCGCGAGAAGCTCGCCGCGATCAAAAGGCTTGGGCAGATAATCGTCCGCCCCGGTGTTCAACCCCTTGATCCGGTCCGCCACGTCCTTTCTGCTCGTGAGCATGAGAATCGGATGGGGGAAATGCAGCCTTCGCAATTCGGCGCACACCGCGATGCCGTCGAGCCCCGGCATTTCGATGTCGAGCGCCACCAGGTCGGGTGTTTCGT
The sequence above is drawn from the Candidatus Angelobacter sp. genome and encodes:
- a CDS encoding response regulator transcription factor codes for the protein MSFGPRVLLVDDDADFREFVKACLEREGYRVLEATNGDRGLKMALDETPDLVALDIEMPGLDGIAVCAELRRLHFPHPILMLTSRKDVADRIKGLNTGADDYLPKPFDRGELLARIKALLRRKERGDQKKLILTFGDARVNLENRTATRGSAPLELTKTEFALLDLLAKNAGKPVSREQILDSVWGYTYFPTTRTVDTHIYRLRKKLGDDGERPKWLKKIRGEGYCLSASAISGPIILE